In a single window of the Acyrthosiphon pisum isolate AL4f chromosome X, pea_aphid_22Mar2018_4r6ur, whole genome shotgun sequence genome:
- the LOC107882679 gene encoding uncharacterized protein LOC107882679, whose translation MTTFEEKSKQIMNLIDEKIKDSSSRKLLESIKDTPDISQNETNTVMFYLLHAIFVPTSKKVTRDHNGKINQVKHSIKDSQNSFMIFKNSVCEIEEYITLRRNENNPIQPFILIVGSPTHPKETIVFFDSIKYKVFSIINAIDVLMFQIDSFV comes from the exons ATGACCACATTTGAGGAAAAATCCAAACAAATAATGAACTTGATTGATGAGAAAATCAAAGATTCTTCAAGCCGCAAATTATTAGAAAGTATAAAGGATACTCCAGACATAAGtcaaa aTGAAACGAATacagttatgttttatttattacatgcCATTTTTGTGCCGACATCTAAAAAAGTCACCAGAGATCATAATGGCAAAATAAACCAAGTGAAACACTCTATTAAAGATTCACAAAATAGCTTCATGATTTTTAAGAATTCGGTTTGTGAAATTGAGGAATACATCACTCTACGGCGCAATGAAAACAATCCTATTCAACCGTTTATCTTAATAGTTGGTTCACCAACACATCCAAAAGAAACAATTGTTTTCTttgattctataaaatataaagtgttCTCAATAATTAATGCGATTGATGTACTTATGTTTCAAATTGATTCATTTGTTTAA
- the LOC100163284 gene encoding pyruvate kinase-like — MDSSNVPISEEPCVVFPWDPCYDNEMQIKDSFEDNYLDHLSNLKIESNSSQNTLTTIACGVLHNVTRGLIEEFCERGASMVIFDFNGLSFEQSRKMVFEIRQGVFNYSLKNNNQVPYSMTLVLDLGGSCITTGSIFLTTPTQRLIELSTNAYVYITNDVEYKFKCTEDRIYVNSDMIFRLKTNDRIYLDYGKIELAVIRVDEDEVYCVIKRGEFLGSEKTVHIPKIPIGSTALSKLDEEKIRTGIHLKVDVILVPGVRNSVFFDHVRKFVDRERGGEISLYSKIDNTVGLENIDDFLPVVDGVFLNRPNLSMEVGHDKIFLAQKIVLSKCNLAGKPTITYGEYLNSMEVSTVPTNAEVNDLINTVMDGTDCIYLDVTIRSENKTHCIQYASSLCRQGEATIWEQQLFTELNKKSKPKIDPAHAVSIGCVEVSFKCHAAAIIVITTSGLSAQLIARYRPRCPILAIVRHGRSARKLSVWRNVIALQYIDPIENIWSKEIENRTRFAMDFGKRKGILHQGNLVLHMSCSKQNAGFPNTMSLLYVSAGDSIVND, encoded by the exons atggactcttcaaatgtacctataagtgAAGAACCGTGTGTTGTGTTCCCCTGG gacCCTTGTTATGACAATGAAATGCAAATAAAAGATTCTTTCGAGGATAACTATCTTGACCAtttaagcaatttaaaaattgaatcaaattCATCACAAAATACATTAACCACTATAGCTTGTGGCGTCC TGCATAACGTGACTAGAGGATTAATTGAAGAATTTTGTGAAAGGGGCGCATCTAtggtaatatttgattttaatggcTTATCATTTGAACAGAGTCGAAAAATGGTCTTCGAAATTCGTCAAGGGGTTTTTAATTACagtcttaaaaataacaatcaagTACCGTATTCAATGACTTTAGTACTCGACCTTGGAGGATCTTGCATCACGACTGGAAGCATATTCCTTACAAca CCCACACAACGTTTGATTGAATTATCGACGAACGCTTATGTTTATATAACCAACGACGTTGAGTACAAATTTAAGTGTACGGAGGACCGTATTTATGTGAACAGTGATATGATTTTTCGGCTCAAAACTAACGATCGGATCTACCTGGACTACGGCAAAATCGAACTTGCTGTAATCAGAGTGG ATGAAGATGAGGTGTATTGCGTGATAAAGCGAGGGGAATTTTTGGGTTCCGAAAAAACAGTGCACATACCGAAGATACCGATTGGCTCGACTGCACTTTCTAAACTAGACGAGGAGAAAATTCGCACAGGAATTCACCTCAAAGTGGACGTGATCTTGGTGCCAGGCGTTAGAAATTCAGTGTTTTTCGACCACGTCCGCAAGTTTGTCG acagaGAACGAGGTGGGGAGATTAGCCTGTACTCCAAAATCGATAACACTGTCGGACTGGAGAACATCGATGATTTTTTACCGGTCGTGGACGGTGTGTTTCTGAATCGACCGAACTTGTCAATGGAGGTTGGTCATGACAAGATATTTCTGGCACAGAAGATCGTCTTATCTAAATGCAACTTA GCTGGAAAACCAACCATCACTTATGGGGAATATCTCAATTCCATGGAAGTAAGTACGGTACCTACAAATGCCGAAGTAAATGATCTCATAAATACCGTAATGGACGGAACCGACTGCATTTATCTGGACGTAACGATACGCAGTGAAAACAAAACACATTGCATTCAGTACGCGTCTTCACTGTGCCGTCAGGGTGAAGCCACCATATGGGAACAACAGTTATTCACGGAACTCAACAAAAAG TCCAAACCAAAAATCGATCCTGCCCATGCGGTTAGCATAGGGTGCGTTGAGGTATCGTTTAAATGTCATGCAGCCGCGATTATTGTGATCACCACGTCCGGGCTGTCAGCTCAGTTAATTGCTAGGTACAGGCCAAGATGTCCCATATTGGCGATCGTCAGGCACGGAAGGTCCGCGAGAAAGCTTTCAGTGTGGCGTAATGTCATAGCTTTGCAGTACATTg aTCCAATAGAAAACATTTGGTCTAAGGAAATCGAAAACCGTACAAGATTTGCGATGGATTTTGGAAAAAGAAAAGGAATATTGCATCAAGGAAATTTGGTCTTACACATGAGTTGCTCTAAACAAAACGCGGGTTTTCCTAACACCATGAGTCTGTTGTACGTCAGTGCTGGAGACTCCATCGTTAACGATTAA
- the LOC103309737 gene encoding uncharacterized protein LOC103309737 — MPSRHLPKHCKHKFSHLALADPSFDLPAPIELLLGADVFSQILNGKRVVIDNSLPTAFSSLFGWILIGPVPEYEPDRICSNVVSLTVSLENLVERFWRVEEPDSAPVIFTDEGKCETIYLTERVRDNSGRFVVPLPFMEFGRQERFLGSRQMALRRFQNLERKLKINPALNQAYSAFMNDYESLGHMSIAPSPGDYFIPHHPVFKGDVATSKIRVVFDASATTSSNHSLNQYLFAGPKLQQDIVDIMLRFRVHQFTFTADVCKMYRQILVLPQYRKYQHILWRASPLDELKEYQLNTVTYGVNCAPYLALRVLKDLADNCCEELPDVKQSLTHQTYVDDIYVGADSTDQLLTLKSDLQSVLSTAGFKLKIWSSNDPLILATIPQEDRVQRILQFDDMEAGLVKVLGLNWDSSEDTFGFEVSPSCDVMTKRAVLSTIARIFDPIGLIAPVIFYAKHIFQKIWKAGLAWDTPLPSDLAEDWKTFVQDLHTLT; from the coding sequence ATGCCGTCTCGTCATCTGCCCAAACACTGTAAACACAAATTTTCGCATTTGGCCCTAGCTGATCCTAGTTTTGACCTTCCGGCACCTATTGAATTGTTGTTGGGAGCCGACGTGTTCTCCCAGATACTAAACGGAAAACGTGTTGTTATAGACAATTCGTTACCCACTGCATTCAGCTCTTTATTCGGGTGGATTCTAATCGGCCCTGTCCCTGAATATGAGCCCGATCGAATCTGTTCAAATGTTGTTTCACTTACGGTATCACTCGAGAATCTGGTTGAACGCTTCTGGCGTGTTGAAGAACCCGATTCGGCTCCAGTTATATTCACGGATGAAGGCAAGTGTGAAACCATCTACTTGACCGAACGTGTGCGTGATAATAGTGGTCGATTCGTGGTTCCATTGCCCTTCATGGAATTCGGCAGGCAAGAACGGTTTTTAGGATCTCGACAAATGGCTTTGCGTCGGTTCCAAAACCTAGAGCggaaacttaaaattaatccaGCCTTGAATCAAGCCTACTCAGCGTTTATGAATGACTATGAATCACTAGGGCATATGTCCATCGCTCCTAGCCCTGGCGACTATTTCATACCTCACCATCCTGTTTTTAAAGGTGATGTTGCAACCAGTAAGATTCGAGTGGTATTTGATGCTTCTGCCACTACTTCATCCAACCATTCCTTGAATCAGTATCTTTTTGCTGGTCCAAAGCTTCAGCAGGATATTGTTGATATCATGCTCCGATTTCGTGTACATCAATTCACCTTCACAGCCGATGTGTGTAAAATGTATCGACAAATACTTGTACTTCCACAATATCGGAAGTATCAACATATCTTATGGCGTGCGTCACCGTTGGACGAACTTAAGGAGTACCAACTTAACACGGTTACTTACGGAGTGAACTGTGCTCCTTACCTAGCGCTGCGAGTTCTGAAGGACCTTGCTGACAATTGCTGCGAAGAATTACCAGATGTCAAACAGTCATTAACTCATCAGACTTACGTTGATGACATTTATGTGGGCGCCGATAGCACAGACCAACTTTTGACGTTGAAATCTGATTTGCAATCTGTTCTGAGTACCGCTGGTTTTAAGCTGAAAATATGGTCCAGTAATGACCCACTGATTTTAGCTACTATTCCACAAGAGGATCGGGTCCAAAGGATCTTACAGTTCGATGACATGGAGGCAGGATTGGTCAAGGTTCTCGGTTTAAATTGGGACTCTTCCGAAGATACTTTTGGTTTTGAAGTCTCTCCTTCGTGTGATGTCATGACCAAACGCGCCGTTCTGTCGACCATTGCCAGAATATTTGATCCAATTGGCCTTATTGCTCCAGTAATCTTTTATGCCAAgcatatatttcagaaaatcTGGAAGGCAGGATTAGCTTGGGATACGCCACTTCCGTCCGACTTAGCTGAGGATTGGAAAACCTTCGTCCAAGATCTCCATACATTAACCTAA